One Cuculus canorus isolate bCucCan1 chromosome 2, bCucCan1.pri, whole genome shotgun sequence genomic region harbors:
- the KCNS2 gene encoding potassium voltage-gated channel subfamily S member 2, translating into MTGQSLKALSEANFEDNEISINVGGFKKKMRSNTLLRFPETRLGKLLSCHSKESILELCDDYDDTKNEFYFDRNPELFPYVLHFYNTGKLHVMGELCVFSFSQEIEYWGINEFFIDSCCSYSYHGRKMEPDQEKWEEQSDQESTTSSFDEILAFYNDASKFDKQPFGNIRRQLWLALDNPGYSVLSRIFSVLSIVVVLGSIVTMCLNSLPDFQIIDSNGNPEEDPRFEIVEHFGIAWFTFELVARFAVAPDFLKFFKHALNLIDLMSILPFYITLIVNLVVESSPTLANLGRVAQVLRLMRIFRILKLARHSTGLRSLGATLKYSYREVGLLLLYLSVGISIFSVVAYTIEKEENEGLATIPACWWWATVSMTTVGYGDVVPGSTAGKLTASACILAGILVVVLPITLIFNKFSHFYRRQKQLESAMRSCDFGDGMKEVPSVNLRDYYAYKVKSLMASLTNMSRSTPSELSLNDSLH; encoded by the coding sequence ATGACAGGGCAGAGCCTGAAGGCTTTATCTGAGGCGAATTTTGAAGACAATGAGATCAGCATCAACGTTGGAGGctttaagaaaaagatgagATCCAACACATTATTAAGGTTCCCTGAGACCAGGCTGGGCAAACTCCTGAGCTGCCACTCAAAGGAGTCGATACTGGAGCTCTGTGACGACTATGATGACACCaagaatgaattttattttgacagGAACCCCGAGCTCTTCCCTTACGTGCTACATTTTTATAACACTGGCAAGCTCCATGTGATGGGTGAACTCTgcgtgttttctttcagccagGAGATTGAATACTGGGGAATCAATGAATTCTTTATAGACTCCTGCTGCAGTTACAGCTACCATGGGAGGAAAATGGAGCCAGACCAAGAGAAATGGGAGGAACAAAGTGACCAGGAAAGTACCACATCTTCTTTCGATGAGATTTTAGCATTCTACAATGATGCCTCTAAATTTGACAAGCAACCCTTTGGAAACATCAGGAGGCAGCTCTGGCTCGCTTTGGATAATCCTGGGTACTCGGTCTTAAGCCGAATCTTCAGTGTCCTTTCAATtgtggtggtgctgggctcCATTGTGACCATGTGCCTGAACAGCCTCCCAGACTTCCAGATCATTGACAGCAACGGGAACCCTGAGGAAGACCCTCGCTTTGAGATCGTGGAACATTTTGGTATTGCATGGTTCACTTTTGAACTGGTGGCGAGATTTGCAGTAGCtcctgactttttaaaatttttcaagCATGCCCTGAATTTAATTGACCTAATGTCTATCCTTCCATTTTATATTACCTTAATCGTCAACTTGGTGGTGGAAAGTAGTCCGACTTTAGCAAATTTAGGCAGGGTTGCACAAGTCCTGAGGCTCATGAGGATCTTTCGCATCTTAAAGCTCGCTAGACACTCCACAGGTCTCAGGTCTCTTGGCGCCACCCTGAAGTATAGCTACAGAGAGGTGGGGCTTCTCTTACTTTATCTCTCTGTTGGCATCTCCATTTTCTCAGTAGTGGCTTACACCattgagaaagaagagaatgagGGGCTGGCCACCATCCCTGCTTGTTGGTGGTGGGCTACCGTTAGCATGACCACAGTTGGCTATGGGGATGTCGTGCCAGGGAGCACTGCTGGCAAGTTGACGGCATCTGCATGCATCCTAGCCGGTATCCTGGTGGTAGTGCTTCCCATTACACTGATCTTCAATAAATTCTCCCACTTTTATAGGCGTCAGAAGCAGTTAGAGAGTGCCATGAGAAGCTGTGATTTTGGTGATGGCATGAAAGAAGTTCCGTCAGTCAACTTAAGGGACTACTATGCTTATAAGGTTAAATCCCTTATGGCCAGTCTTACCAATATGAGCAGGAGTACCCCCAGTGAGCTGAGCCTGAATGATTCACTGCATTAG